Proteins found in one Pseudoxanthomonas sp. SL93 genomic segment:
- a CDS encoding alpha/beta hydrolase — MTVMTALMEQTADAAVDVEPVGGVVETAHTFGDGLVGVLTRPAGAIRGKSALILLNAGLVQRVGPFRMYVQMARALAEAGFVVFRFDQSGLGDSPVSSRAGEGRKLGEAVAAMDLVTALTGVRSFVLGGLCSGADDAFNIAPHDLRVNGLLLLDGVAYPTFLYKLRHVMPRLLNPAKVMRGIGRLLRRTSGAAAATIDPNSFRDFPSRPEAIERLKALETRGADMLLLYTGGVDRYYNHRRQARECFGDVARSPRIRTEYWADCDHTFYVGAHRRRLVDTTVGWMTSRFRD, encoded by the coding sequence ATGACGGTGATGACGGCCTTGATGGAGCAGACGGCTGACGCGGCCGTGGATGTCGAACCGGTCGGCGGCGTGGTGGAGACAGCCCATACCTTCGGCGATGGACTGGTCGGCGTCCTGACCCGTCCTGCAGGCGCGATCCGGGGCAAGTCCGCGCTGATCCTGCTGAATGCAGGGCTTGTGCAGCGCGTCGGCCCGTTTCGCATGTACGTGCAGATGGCGCGTGCCTTGGCGGAGGCCGGCTTCGTGGTGTTCCGGTTCGACCAGTCGGGGCTGGGCGACAGCCCGGTGTCGTCGCGGGCAGGCGAGGGACGGAAGCTGGGCGAGGCGGTGGCGGCCATGGACCTGGTCACGGCGCTGACAGGAGTGCGCAGCTTCGTGCTGGGAGGACTGTGCTCCGGCGCCGATGACGCGTTCAATATTGCGCCCCACGATCTGCGCGTGAATGGCCTGTTGCTGCTCGATGGCGTGGCGTATCCCACCTTCCTGTACAAGCTGCGCCATGTCATGCCGCGCCTGCTGAATCCCGCGAAGGTCATGCGGGGCATCGGGCGACTCCTGCGAAGGACCTCGGGCGCGGCTGCGGCGACCATCGATCCCAACAGTTTCCGCGATTTTCCGAGCCGGCCCGAGGCGATCGAGCGCCTCAAAGCGTTGGAGACAAGAGGCGCCGACATGCTGCTGCTGTACACCGGCGGCGTGGACCGCTACTACAACCATCGGCGCCAGGCACGGGAGTGCTTTGGAGACGTGGCGCGTTCACCGCGCATCAGGACCGAGTACTGGGCTGATTGCGACCACACGTTCTACGTGGGGGCGCACCGTCGTCGTCTGGTGGATACCACGGTGGGCTGGATGACGTCCCGCTTCCGGGACTGA
- a CDS encoding polysaccharide deacetylase family protein — protein sequence MTESSGAGRRQQLARWFHRANVLPLAGRVRDALFNDLRILAYHRVLDSSEPADFDFDLELISASASDFRDQMTAVKKDFVPMRFDQVIDCLDRGEPLPPRATLITFDDGYDDNYRIAFPILQELGMSAMFFVSTGHIDSGAPYAYDWAVHMICRTPADRLLLPEAGIDWPLPPTIAGRRQVASRFLSRLKEFPAVVQERLVATMEQDWSLPRAPHMHCQPMSWAQLREMQAGGMEVGSHGVHHRMLAKMPHELMIQEINESKAMLDRNLNLPAQVLSYPVGGFDAFDEVVVQAARSAGFRLACSYVSGTSRLQSDTMYSLRRLHVERYVDAAWFRGMMELPELFG from the coding sequence ATGACGGAGTCTTCCGGCGCAGGCAGGCGCCAGCAACTCGCGCGCTGGTTCCACCGTGCGAATGTCTTACCTCTGGCCGGTCGCGTGCGTGACGCGCTGTTCAACGACCTGCGCATCCTGGCCTATCACCGGGTACTCGATTCGAGTGAACCGGCGGACTTCGATTTCGACCTGGAGCTGATCAGCGCCTCGGCGTCGGATTTCCGCGACCAGATGACGGCGGTCAAGAAGGACTTCGTGCCGATGCGCTTCGACCAGGTGATCGACTGCCTGGATCGTGGCGAGCCGTTGCCCCCGCGGGCCACGCTGATCACCTTCGATGACGGCTACGACGACAACTACCGTATCGCCTTCCCGATCCTGCAGGAACTGGGCATGTCGGCGATGTTCTTCGTGTCCACCGGTCATATCGACTCCGGCGCGCCGTATGCCTACGACTGGGCCGTGCACATGATCTGCCGGACGCCGGCCGATCGCCTGCTGCTGCCCGAGGCCGGTATCGATTGGCCGTTGCCCCCGACCATTGCCGGACGGCGGCAGGTCGCGAGTCGATTCCTGAGCAGGCTGAAGGAATTTCCAGCCGTGGTGCAGGAGCGCCTGGTCGCCACCATGGAACAGGACTGGTCCCTGCCGCGTGCGCCCCACATGCACTGCCAGCCCATGTCATGGGCGCAGCTGCGAGAAATGCAGGCCGGCGGCATGGAAGTGGGCTCGCACGGCGTGCACCACCGCATGCTGGCCAAGATGCCGCATGAGCTGATGATCCAGGAGATCAACGAATCCAAGGCGATGCTCGACAGGAACCTGAATCTTCCTGCGCAGGTGCTGTCCTATCCCGTCGGCGGATTCGATGCTTTTGATGAAGTGGTCGTCCAGGCAGCCCGTTCCGCCGGCTTCCGGCTGGCATGCAGTTACGTGTCGGGGACCAGTCGCCTGCAGTCGGATACCATGTATTCGCTGCGTCGCCTGCACGTGGAGCGTTACGTGGACGCCGCTTGGTTCCGCGGCATGATGGAACTGCCGGAGTTGTTCGGATGA
- a CDS encoding O-antigen ligase family protein, whose translation MFPMMMVYLVLVIIRPQDYPELQGAIPLPLQQVALLLAGVAWLMSGRRMNSAPQNLLLLLFMLAMMLSVAVNGWIGGAVPIFRDFAPVVLAYFLLCNATFTASRLRIAMAVFCLCATVLAVHGIEQAALGTGWTGMKLSQGTRIQYVGIFSDPNDLGMLFVICVPMAMYLAQLGGWLGLRRLFWWVIAATLVYGIYLTDSRGTVLALLAVFGIYLWRSRGLLVAGTLGAGALVVLMALPSRMQELEVGEESAMDRVYSWYEGMQMFKDNPIWGVGKGAYTDIYQLTAHNSLVLVLAEMGIVGFTLWLMFMGYCFWMMVSIVKWRPTRAMLQDEENFGPSVVRQWTDDRAIAFVLLLSLSAFAVCAFFLSRTYVSILYLLAALVVAHYSMVRRRYPWVAEMRISDHLLAWPFLSAAAAVAMYIVVRILLVMA comes from the coding sequence ATGTTCCCGATGATGATGGTTTACCTGGTGCTGGTCATCATCCGGCCCCAGGACTACCCCGAACTGCAGGGGGCGATACCGCTCCCGTTGCAGCAGGTGGCCCTGTTGCTGGCAGGCGTGGCCTGGCTGATGTCGGGCAGGCGCATGAACAGCGCGCCGCAGAATCTGCTGCTGCTGCTTTTCATGCTGGCGATGATGCTGTCGGTGGCCGTCAACGGGTGGATCGGCGGCGCGGTGCCCATCTTCCGCGACTTCGCGCCGGTGGTGCTGGCGTATTTCCTGCTGTGCAATGCCACCTTCACGGCCAGCCGCCTGCGTATCGCGATGGCCGTGTTCTGCCTGTGTGCCACGGTACTGGCGGTGCACGGCATCGAGCAGGCCGCGCTGGGCACCGGCTGGACCGGCATGAAACTGTCACAGGGAACGCGTATCCAGTACGTGGGCATCTTCAGCGATCCCAACGACCTGGGCATGCTCTTCGTCATCTGCGTGCCGATGGCCATGTACCTGGCACAGCTCGGTGGATGGCTGGGGCTGCGACGGCTGTTCTGGTGGGTGATCGCCGCGACGCTGGTGTACGGCATCTACCTGACCGACTCGCGTGGCACGGTACTCGCCTTGCTGGCGGTTTTCGGGATCTATCTGTGGCGGTCGCGGGGCCTGCTGGTGGCCGGCACGCTGGGCGCGGGAGCGCTGGTGGTGCTGATGGCCTTGCCTTCGCGCATGCAGGAGCTGGAGGTGGGCGAGGAATCCGCGATGGACCGCGTCTACTCCTGGTACGAAGGCATGCAGATGTTCAAGGACAATCCCATCTGGGGGGTGGGCAAGGGCGCCTACACGGACATCTACCAGCTGACCGCGCACAATTCGCTGGTGCTGGTGCTGGCGGAGATGGGTATCGTGGGTTTCACCCTGTGGCTGATGTTCATGGGGTACTGTTTCTGGATGATGGTCAGCATCGTGAAATGGCGGCCCACGCGCGCGATGCTCCAGGATGAAGAGAATTTCGGTCCGTCCGTAGTGCGCCAATGGACGGACGACCGTGCGATCGCCTTTGTACTGCTGCTCTCCTTGTCCGCCTTCGCGGTCTGTGCCTTCTTCCTGAGTCGCACCTACGTGTCCATCCTCTACCTGCTTGCCGCCCTGGTCGTGGCCCATTACTCGATGGTGAGGCGGCGCTATCCGTGGGTGGCCGAGATGCGCATCAGCGACCACCTGCTGGCATGGCCGTTTCTCTCCGCCGCTGCCGCGGTGGCGATGTACATCGTCGTGCGAATCCTGCTGGTCATGGCATGA
- a CDS encoding oligosaccharide flippase family protein, whose product MNKPTSMLSRTMFSTVAIYTEFVLGMLVSIIIARHLQPAGFGIYSVAVWMVALGVVLANSGTGTAAIKFVAELRGSGETELVAPVLAYIRRAQLAFLALVLVIGSLVLWAAGGRVLPELHHGLLFAFLALSVAMRSQYMLNVSVAKGMEDFRSVAMMVALAAPLTLAMVGVAVLMDAPLPAFLMIFVVSSLLLYAVSGRRIRRLLPQAKAGVAIPEELMARVRRHIRLTAVTVSIGFLIGSEIEVVFLKMFVSESMAGQFKVAYQLASGATQLVPGVFGAILLPMMASALRQGNAIAAQRFVTSTRYLALLAAPLIAFCMLFSTAIIDVLYGSAYAPAAPVFAACLLGSALSMVMQAGTSLLVSADRQGSILKLQIVLVVVKIGLGIVLIKRYGLHGAVYAFWVVTALYVTVATSLAVRTSGAMLEWGRLARIALAGVVSAALAYPVLRHLPPLPAIAVGGAVVSIAYALMTFLLDCWSASEIEQMQAWHGRLGRRRLRAVDLLLDQAHRRSGA is encoded by the coding sequence ATGAACAAGCCCACTTCCATGCTCAGCAGGACGATGTTCTCGACGGTGGCGATCTACACCGAGTTCGTGCTCGGCATGCTGGTGTCGATCATCATCGCCCGCCACCTGCAGCCGGCGGGCTTCGGCATCTACAGCGTTGCGGTGTGGATGGTGGCGCTGGGCGTGGTGCTGGCCAATTCAGGCACCGGCACGGCCGCCATCAAGTTCGTGGCCGAATTGCGTGGCAGCGGCGAAACCGAGCTGGTCGCGCCGGTGCTTGCCTATATCCGGCGCGCGCAGCTGGCCTTCCTGGCCTTGGTGCTGGTGATCGGTTCGCTGGTGCTGTGGGCGGCGGGCGGGCGCGTGCTTCCGGAGCTCCATCATGGGCTGCTGTTCGCCTTCCTGGCGCTGTCGGTGGCCATGCGGTCCCAGTACATGCTCAACGTGAGCGTCGCGAAGGGCATGGAGGATTTCCGCTCCGTGGCGATGATGGTCGCGCTGGCGGCGCCCCTGACACTGGCGATGGTGGGCGTGGCGGTGCTGATGGACGCGCCCCTGCCGGCCTTCCTGATGATCTTCGTCGTCTCCAGCCTGTTGCTGTATGCCGTGTCGGGCCGCCGCATCCGGCGCTTGCTGCCACAGGCGAAGGCGGGCGTGGCGATACCGGAGGAGTTGATGGCACGCGTGCGCCGGCACATCCGTCTGACCGCGGTGACGGTCAGCATCGGGTTCCTGATCGGCAGCGAGATCGAGGTGGTCTTCCTGAAGATGTTCGTCAGTGAAAGCATGGCCGGGCAATTCAAGGTGGCCTACCAGCTGGCGAGCGGTGCGACCCAACTGGTACCGGGGGTCTTCGGTGCCATCCTGTTGCCGATGATGGCCAGTGCCCTCAGGCAGGGCAATGCCATCGCCGCACAGCGCTTCGTCACCTCCACGCGCTACCTGGCCTTGCTGGCGGCTCCGCTCATTGCCTTCTGCATGTTGTTTTCCACGGCCATCATCGACGTGCTGTACGGCAGCGCCTACGCGCCGGCAGCCCCGGTCTTTGCCGCGTGCCTGCTTGGGTCTGCGCTGTCGATGGTGATGCAGGCCGGCACCAGCCTGCTGGTCAGCGCGGACCGTCAGGGCAGCATCCTGAAGCTGCAGATCGTGCTTGTGGTCGTGAAGATCGGGCTGGGCATCGTGCTGATCAAGCGTTACGGCCTGCACGGCGCGGTCTATGCCTTCTGGGTGGTGACAGCGTTGTACGTGACCGTCGCCACGTCGCTGGCGGTCCGGACAAGCGGCGCGATGCTGGAGTGGGGCAGGCTGGCGCGCATCGCCCTGGCCGGTGTGGTGAGTGCGGCCCTGGCCTATCCCGTGCTGCGCCACCTGCCGCCGCTGCCCGCGATCGCCGTGGGCGGCGCGGTCGTGTCCATCGCGTACGCGTTGATGACCTTCCTGCTGGACTGCTGGAGTGCCAGCGAGATCGAGCAGATGCAGGCCTGGCATGGTCGCCTGGGCAGGCGCCGTCTCCGCGCCGTGGACCTGCTGCTGGACCAGGCCCATCGCCGCTCCGGCGCATGA
- a CDS encoding non-ribosomal peptide synthetase, whose protein sequence is MSEPMAKRRSTPVAVDYDPFAGGALARVVPTTEPQRELWLASRLGDDASLAYNESVSLHLRGPLDANRLQHALQAVAERHDALRASFGPDGETFCVLEPAPLLLPFSDLSGLAEAERAAQLAQRKRAGVETPFALEQGRLFRAELLQLAPQEHVLLMHAHHIVCDGWSWWVIVRELGAAYAQAAGNAAALPAAESYADYALAEAVHPAGPEFKHDEQYWLSRFAGQTPVLELPTDHARPARRSFASQREDYVLDADLVTAVRRLGARRGASLFATLLGGFATLLSRIAGQEQVVVGIPAAGQSVDGHDHLVGHCVNLLPLRFDLQAGDSFNTVLDGAQDVLLDAIEHQRYTFGTLLKKLRIARDPARLPLVSVMFNIDQALDQEKSGFPGLSLDFTTNPRHYENFELSINAVQVDGRLRLETQYSTDLFDAQTVRRWLGAYEGLLRAACENPDERIARLPLVGAQAFQELVALQPAATAFDRNCRMHEHFERQCDRAPDRTAVRSDEQALSYRQLEARANRIAHLLRQRGVQRGALVGLAMDRGADMLAALLGILKAGAGYVPLDPQFPADRLAYMASDAGLAALLTQQRHAAQFDLRGRPVLALDALADELAAQPERRLGRDAGAADPESPAYVIYTSGSTGRPKGVQVPHRAVSNFITAMQAEPGLSIDDRLVAVTTLSFDIAVLELMLPLGVGAEVILAGKDTVIDGVALSALLQSSRATAMQATPATWRLLLEAGWPGAANFKAMCGGEPLPPDLAQALLPRCSELWNLYGPTETTVWSTSMRVRAEQGGLPDIHIGRPIANTQVWILDEHGQPCQRGVPGEICIGGEGVTLGYLARPELTADRFLPDAFADSERGFGTGIPAPMLYRTGDRGRWRADGNLEHMGRLDFQVKVRGYRIELGEIESTLLAHPALTRAVAMAREDRPGDVRLVAYVVPASSVDIPDTALVAHLKQQLPDYMVPQHFVRLPAIPLLPNGKVDRKALPAPDTALVRTDSFVAPRNEVERKVAAIMAGVLGLPEIGVQDNFFVSGGHSLLAAQLTSRLNRELEINLSLRTLFDAPTVEKLAAAIGNASHDALPPRPPIRHRDDQGTAPLSLIQERLKLLEEFNPGQLTYNTPSAHWLVGPLDVAKFDLAFQSVMQRQSVLRTTIEERDGESLQVVHDTLDTGLADVEDLTHLPRDERERVLMHRLNTMIETPFKLVGEPLFRARLFKFEQDRHALLFMTHHIIWDGWSFDLLYRDLAETYAALVEARAPDLPALPVSYGDFSAWHREWVETEGYARQREFWRRKLGEPYDPGEGGSLDLARGRSKRGTASGRGLSQSFHIDKALSDQLRKVGLSMDATLFVVLLTAYFVLLNRLTGRKDMVIATPVRGRNSAEVEELMGYFTNLLPLRVKLDPDLPFSDAVKRVRDVVLDSFAHPDIRLEEVAQELSSRGGQRAAALYQTLFSLQDIRQRVTRWGNLAHERLEVFQPGATEDLGLWLLERDDGVIASMVYNADVLLADDVAALRGHYVALLERIASAPHNRISAFDVVALSAVLPEDTAAKTEDMPAAAAPVAVPSPVATAAPAPRAALDPRVAYLVELWSGLLETPVSPEDNFFDLGGHSMAAVQMASRVAKETGAKLKMMPLATQTLAQLAMELPSSAFPAVEETVVAKQATINPDMDAGRAFYFGARERRRFGMWHRPDAPTDASGPRVLVAPPLLQEGIMSQRALWSLCESVAGAGTHALRFDWYGAGDSAGDTTDLSLAGMQEDLREALESLSTVAGQPGRVLALRSACLPVLLQATAGSAPVDLVLWDPVLQGGPMIERWRHQHRQQLAGVGRYIVRKPAPCADNELLGFELATGFADALAQLDFRQRPLPPGSRVLIVAWTPDADLQAFIDTQRAAGVVVEVAALTTADQPPWDDPVQFENQALPRRSLVQLATLLTERRA, encoded by the coding sequence ATGAGCGAGCCGATGGCCAAGCGGCGGAGCACCCCCGTGGCCGTCGATTACGATCCGTTCGCCGGAGGTGCCCTGGCGCGCGTCGTGCCGACCACCGAGCCGCAGCGTGAGCTGTGGCTCGCGTCGCGGCTGGGCGATGATGCATCGCTGGCCTACAACGAATCGGTCTCGCTGCACCTGCGCGGGCCACTGGATGCCAACCGCCTGCAGCACGCGCTGCAGGCGGTGGCCGAGCGCCACGACGCGCTGCGCGCCAGCTTCGGTCCGGATGGCGAAACCTTCTGCGTGCTGGAGCCGGCGCCGTTGCTGCTGCCTTTCAGCGACCTCTCCGGGCTGGCCGAGGCCGAGCGGGCCGCGCAACTCGCGCAACGCAAGCGCGCCGGCGTGGAAACGCCGTTCGCACTGGAGCAGGGTCGCCTGTTCCGCGCCGAGCTGCTGCAGCTGGCGCCGCAGGAACACGTGCTGCTGATGCACGCCCATCACATCGTGTGCGATGGCTGGTCGTGGTGGGTGATCGTGCGCGAGCTGGGCGCCGCCTATGCGCAGGCCGCCGGCAACGCAGCCGCGCTGCCCGCCGCGGAAAGCTACGCCGACTACGCGCTGGCCGAAGCGGTCCATCCGGCGGGTCCGGAGTTCAAGCACGACGAGCAGTACTGGCTGTCGCGCTTCGCCGGCCAGACGCCGGTGCTCGAACTGCCGACCGATCACGCCCGTCCTGCGCGGCGCAGCTTCGCCTCGCAGCGCGAGGACTACGTGCTCGATGCGGACCTGGTGACGGCCGTGCGCCGGCTGGGTGCGCGCCGCGGCGCCAGCCTGTTCGCCACGCTGCTGGGCGGTTTCGCCACGCTGCTTTCGCGTATCGCCGGGCAGGAACAGGTGGTGGTGGGGATTCCCGCCGCCGGACAATCGGTGGACGGCCACGATCACCTGGTCGGGCATTGCGTCAACCTGCTGCCGCTGCGTTTCGACCTGCAGGCCGGCGACAGCTTCAACACCGTGCTCGATGGCGCGCAGGACGTGCTGCTGGATGCGATCGAGCACCAGCGCTATACCTTCGGGACGCTGCTGAAGAAGCTGCGCATCGCGCGCGATCCCGCGCGGCTGCCGCTGGTCAGCGTGATGTTCAACATCGACCAGGCGCTGGACCAGGAGAAGAGCGGTTTCCCCGGCCTGTCGCTGGATTTCACCACCAACCCGCGGCATTACGAGAACTTCGAACTCTCCATCAATGCCGTGCAGGTCGATGGCAGGTTGCGTCTGGAAACCCAGTACAGCACCGACCTGTTCGACGCACAGACGGTGCGCCGCTGGCTGGGCGCCTATGAAGGCCTGCTGCGCGCCGCCTGCGAGAACCCGGACGAACGCATCGCGCGCCTGCCGCTGGTCGGTGCGCAGGCGTTCCAGGAGCTGGTGGCCCTGCAGCCTGCAGCCACGGCGTTCGACCGCAACTGCCGCATGCACGAGCACTTCGAGCGGCAGTGCGACCGTGCACCGGATCGCACGGCGGTCCGCAGCGACGAACAGGCGCTCAGTTACCGGCAACTGGAAGCGCGCGCCAACCGCATCGCCCATCTGCTTCGCCAGCGCGGCGTGCAGCGTGGTGCCCTGGTCGGCCTGGCGATGGACCGTGGCGCCGACATGCTGGCGGCACTGCTGGGCATCCTGAAGGCCGGTGCGGGTTACGTGCCGCTGGATCCGCAGTTTCCGGCGGACCGGCTGGCCTACATGGCCAGCGACGCCGGACTGGCGGCGCTGCTGACGCAGCAACGCCATGCCGCGCAGTTCGACCTGCGTGGCCGGCCGGTGCTGGCGCTGGATGCCCTGGCGGATGAACTCGCCGCCCAGCCCGAACGCCGGCTGGGTCGCGATGCCGGTGCCGCAGATCCGGAATCGCCGGCCTACGTCATCTACACGTCAGGCTCCACCGGACGCCCCAAGGGCGTGCAGGTGCCGCATCGCGCCGTGTCGAATTTCATCACCGCCATGCAGGCCGAGCCCGGCCTGTCGATCGACGACCGGCTGGTGGCGGTCACCACGCTGTCGTTCGACATCGCCGTGCTGGAACTGATGCTGCCGCTGGGCGTGGGGGCGGAGGTGATCCTCGCCGGCAAGGACACCGTGATCGATGGCGTTGCGCTGTCGGCCCTGCTGCAGTCCTCGCGTGCCACCGCCATGCAGGCCACGCCGGCCACCTGGCGCCTGCTGCTGGAAGCGGGCTGGCCAGGCGCTGCGAACTTCAAGGCGATGTGCGGCGGCGAACCGCTGCCGCCGGACCTGGCGCAGGCCCTGCTGCCGCGCTGCAGTGAACTGTGGAACCTGTACGGCCCCACCGAGACGACCGTGTGGTCCACCAGCATGCGCGTGCGGGCGGAGCAGGGCGGACTTCCCGACATCCATATCGGCCGACCCATCGCCAATACGCAGGTGTGGATCCTCGACGAACATGGCCAGCCATGCCAGCGCGGCGTGCCGGGCGAGATCTGCATCGGTGGCGAAGGCGTCACCCTCGGCTACCTGGCGCGCCCCGAGCTGACCGCCGACCGTTTCCTGCCGGATGCGTTCGCGGACAGCGAAAGGGGATTCGGTACCGGCATCCCGGCGCCGATGCTCTACCGCACGGGTGACCGTGGCCGCTGGCGTGCCGACGGCAACCTGGAGCACATGGGCCGCCTGGACTTCCAGGTCAAGGTGCGCGGCTACCGCATTGAGCTGGGCGAGATCGAAAGCACGCTGCTGGCGCATCCGGCCCTGACCCGTGCGGTGGCGATGGCGCGCGAGGACCGGCCCGGCGACGTACGCTTGGTGGCGTACGTGGTGCCGGCGTCTTCCGTCGACATCCCCGACACGGCGCTCGTCGCCCACCTGAAACAGCAGCTGCCGGACTACATGGTGCCGCAGCATTTCGTGCGCCTGCCCGCCATCCCGCTGCTGCCCAACGGCAAGGTGGATCGCAAGGCGCTGCCGGCGCCCGACACCGCGCTGGTCCGGACGGATTCGTTCGTCGCGCCGCGGAATGAGGTCGAGCGCAAGGTCGCCGCGATCATGGCCGGCGTGCTGGGCCTTCCCGAGATCGGCGTGCAGGACAATTTCTTCGTCAGCGGCGGTCACTCGCTGCTGGCTGCGCAACTCACCTCGCGCCTCAATCGCGAGCTGGAAATCAACCTGTCCCTGCGCACGCTGTTCGATGCGCCGACCGTCGAGAAGCTGGCCGCGGCCATCGGCAACGCGTCCCACGACGCGTTGCCGCCGCGCCCGCCCATCCGCCATCGCGACGATCAGGGCACGGCCCCGCTTTCCCTGATCCAGGAGCGGTTGAAGCTGCTGGAGGAATTCAATCCGGGCCAGCTGACCTACAACACGCCTTCGGCGCACTGGCTGGTGGGGCCGCTCGACGTGGCCAAGTTCGATCTTGCCTTCCAGTCGGTCATGCAACGGCAATCCGTGCTGCGCACCACCATCGAGGAGCGCGACGGCGAGAGCCTGCAGGTGGTCCACGACACGCTGGATACCGGCCTGGCCGACGTCGAGGATCTGACGCACCTGCCGCGCGACGAGCGCGAGCGCGTGCTGATGCATCGGCTCAACACGATGATCGAAACCCCGTTCAAGCTCGTCGGCGAACCCTTGTTCCGGGCGCGGCTGTTCAAGTTCGAACAGGACCGGCATGCACTGCTGTTCATGACCCACCACATCATCTGGGACGGCTGGTCCTTCGACCTGCTGTACCGGGACCTGGCCGAAACCTACGCCGCCCTGGTCGAGGCGCGCGCGCCTGATCTGCCGGCGCTGCCGGTCAGCTACGGCGATTTCTCGGCCTGGCATCGCGAATGGGTGGAGACCGAGGGCTACGCACGCCAGCGCGAATTCTGGCGGCGCAAGCTGGGCGAACCCTACGACCCGGGTGAAGGCGGATCGCTCGATCTGGCGCGCGGCCGCAGCAAGCGCGGCACGGCCTCCGGACGTGGCCTTTCGCAGTCGTTCCACATCGACAAGGCCCTCAGTGACCAGCTGCGCAAAGTCGGGCTGTCGATGGACGCGACGTTGTTCGTGGTGCTGCTGACCGCGTACTTCGTGCTGCTCAATCGCCTGACCGGGCGCAAGGACATGGTGATCGCCACCCCGGTGCGTGGACGTAACAGCGCGGAGGTGGAGGAGCTGATGGGCTACTTCACCAACCTGTTGCCCCTGCGGGTGAAGCTGGACCCCGATCTGCCGTTTTCCGATGCCGTCAAACGCGTGCGCGACGTGGTGCTGGACAGCTTTGCCCACCCGGACATCCGGCTGGAAGAGGTGGCCCAGGAACTCAGTTCACGTGGCGGGCAGCGGGCGGCGGCGTTGTACCAGACGCTGTTCTCGCTGCAGGACATCCGCCAGCGCGTCACCCGCTGGGGAAATCTTGCGCACGAGCGGTTGGAAGTGTTCCAGCCCGGCGCCACCGAAGATCTGGGCCTCTGGTTGCTGGAGCGCGACGACGGTGTGATCGCCAGCATGGTGTACAACGCCGACGTCCTGCTTGCAGATGACGTGGCGGCCCTGCGGGGCCATTACGTGGCCTTGCTCGAGCGCATCGCCAGTGCCCCGCACAATCGGATCAGTGCATTCGATGTCGTGGCGCTGAGTGCCGTCTTGCCCGAGGACACGGCGGCGAAGACGGAAGACATGCCCGCCGCCGCCGCGCCCGTGGCCGTGCCGTCGCCTGTCGCAACAGCCGCCCCCGCACCCAGGGCAGCGCTGGATCCGCGCGTGGCGTATCTGGTGGAGCTGTGGTCGGGGTTGCTCGAGACGCCGGTGTCGCCCGAGGACAACTTCTTCGATCTTGGCGGACACTCGATGGCGGCCGTGCAGATGGCCAGCCGCGTCGCCAAGGAGACCGGCGCCAAGCTCAAGATGATGCCGCTGGCGACGCAGACGCTGGCGCAGCTGGCGATGGAGTTGCCGTCGTCCGCGTTCCCCGCGGTGGAAGAGACCGTCGTGGCGAAACAGGCCACGATCAATCCGGATATGGATGCCGGCCGTGCGTTCTACTTCGGTGCCCGCGAGCGTCGTCGATTCGGCATGTGGCACAGACCCGATGCCCCGACGGACGCATCGGGCCCTCGCGTGCTGGTGGCGCCGCCCTTGCTGCAGGAGGGCATCATGAGCCAGCGTGCGTTGTGGTCGCTTTGCGAATCAGTGGCGGGAGCCGGCACGCACGCGCTCCGTTTCGACTGGTATGGCGCGGGCGATTCGGCAGGCGATACCACCGACCTGAGCCTGGCCGGCATGCAGGAAGACCTGCGTGAGGCGCTTGAATCGCTCTCGACCGTGGCGGGGCAGCCCGGCCGCGTGCTGGCATTGCGCAGTGCCTGCCTGCCCGTGCTGCTGCAGGCGACCGCCGGCTCGGCGCCGGTCGATCTGGTGCTGTGGGACCCCGTGCTGCAGGGTGGACCGATGATCGAGCGCTGGCGCCACCAGCATCGGCAGCAGCTCGCCGGCGTGGGCCGCTACATCGTCCGCAAGCCCGCGCCCTGCGCCGACAACGAACTGCTGGGTTTCGAACTCGCTACCGGCTTTGCCGATGCGCTGGCGCAGCTCGATTTCCGTCAACGACCCTTGCCCCCGGGCAGCCGGGTGCTGATCGTGGCCTGGACGCCCGACGCCGACCTGCAGGCTTTCATCGACACGCAGCGTGCCGCGGGCGTCGTCGTCGAGGTGGCCGCACTGACGACGGCTGACCAGCCGCCCTGGGATGATCCCGTCCAGTTCGAGAACCAGGCGCTGCCGAGGCGCAGCCTGGTGCAGTTGGCGACGCTATTGACGGAGAGACGGGCATGA